A stretch of Methanosarcinales archaeon DNA encodes these proteins:
- a CDS encoding alanine dehydrogenase, whose amino-acid sequence MEHKILWLNMRDVEGLINIKNVLPVVETAFREHGLGRVQMPPKMYLNFKAHNGDLRAMPGYLEGPDIAGLKLVNVHPDNPGRGLPTVMALVILNSTETGAPLAVMDGTILTDLRTGAAGGVAAKYLSREDSKVVGLIGLGHQARTQLRALMQIRDIQQAKIFDSSSSSASAFKEELEKELGIEIIKEPNACEVCDCDILVTTTPVRTPIVHFHWIKEGTHINAIGADAAGKEELEPMILKNAKVVVDDIPQASHSGEVNVPISKGIFSVKEIYAELGQIVSGKKPGRENDTEITVFDSTGLAIQDIVTADLVYRLALEKQVGMDLEMF is encoded by the coding sequence ATGGAACATAAGATTCTGTGGCTGAACATGAGGGATGTGGAAGGACTAATAAATATCAAGAATGTACTTCCTGTTGTGGAAACCGCTTTTCGTGAACATGGGTTGGGTAGGGTCCAGATGCCACCGAAGATGTACCTGAATTTTAAAGCCCATAATGGCGATCTGCGGGCCATGCCCGGATACCTTGAAGGGCCTGATATTGCAGGGTTGAAACTGGTTAACGTGCATCCAGATAATCCCGGCCGCGGTCTGCCCACAGTAATGGCCCTTGTTATATTGAATTCGACAGAGACCGGAGCGCCTTTGGCAGTTATGGACGGTACAATCCTGACCGACCTGCGTACAGGGGCCGCCGGAGGAGTGGCAGCCAAATACCTTTCCAGGGAAGATTCCAAAGTTGTGGGCTTGATAGGTTTAGGGCACCAGGCCAGGACCCAGCTTCGTGCCCTGATGCAAATACGGGATATTCAGCAGGCCAAAATATTTGATAGTTCATCCAGTTCTGCATCAGCATTTAAGGAAGAGCTGGAAAAAGAACTGGGAATCGAGATAATCAAAGAACCTAATGCCTGTGAAGTATGTGATTGTGATATCCTGGTGACAACCACTCCGGTAAGAACCCCTATTGTACATTTCCATTGGATAAAAGAAGGTACCCATATCAATGCTATCGGTGCAGATGCTGCCGGAAAGGAAGAACTTGAACCAATGATCCTCAAGAATGCGAAGGTGGTTGTGGATGATATCCCCCAGGCGTCACATTCAGGGGAGGTGAATGTGCCAATTTCCAAAGGCATTTTTTCAGTAAAAGAGATATACGCTGAACTGGGTCAGATAGTAAGCGGCAAAAAACCAGGTCGGGAGAACGATACCGAAATAACTGTGTTCGATTCCACAGGTCTTGCCATTCAGGATATTGTAACAGCAGATTTGGTTTACAGACTGGCACTTGAAAAGCAAGTAGGTATGGATCTGGAAATGTTCTAA